One region of Malania oleifera isolate guangnan ecotype guangnan chromosome 6, ASM2987363v1, whole genome shotgun sequence genomic DNA includes:
- the LOC131157520 gene encoding protein NEGATIVE GRAVITROPIC RESPONSE OF ROOTS, producing MKILNWMQRKLNGRQEKKKPILINLPTDNHQREPCKEEFRDWPLELLTIGTFGNKNILKEDPEINSLKKDDPEIIKPHPPSPQDHLQDLTTEEVGKLQIVHYLNNFLVLQEEDSFKSSSVAELEALYKFLNCPSNLVFDRTNGDAFSDESTEKEGHSQHNTRVFLSKGKDANLDNKKSVIGKRSVSFLLKKMFACSSGFSPAPSLRDPVVLLPESKMEKILRAILHKKIYPHSSGSMSSLKKYLESRQMTSANEDDEILHGKTNDGSKWVKTDSEYIVLEI from the exons ATGAAG ATATTGAATTGGATGCAAAGAAAGCTTAATGGAAGACAAGAGAAAAAGAAACCAATCCTAATTAATCTACCAACTG ATAATCACCAGCGAGAACCCTGCAAAGAAGAATTTAGGGACTGGCCTCTTGAATTGCTGACAATTGGGACATTTGGTAACAAAAATATCTTGAAAGAAGATCCAGAGATCAACTCATTGAAAAAGGATGATCCAGAGATCATCAAACCCCATCCTCCGTCCCCCCAAGATCATTTGCAAGATCTTACAACTGAAGAAGTGGGAAAACTTCAGATAGTGCACTATTTGAACAATTTCTTAGTATTGCAGGAAGAGGATTCTTTTAAATCAAGTTCAGTGGCAGAACTAGAGGCACTGTACAAATTTCTCAATTGCCCATCAAACTTGGTGTTTGACAGAACAAATGGTGATGCGTTTTCTGATGAATCAACTGAGAAAGAGGGTCATTCCCAACATAACACAAGGGTgtttctcagtaaaggaaaagaTGCTAATTTGGATAACAAAAAGAGTGTCATTGGCAAAAGATCAGTGTCTTTTCTCCTTAAGAAGATGTTTGCATGCAGTAGTGGATTTTCACCTGCTCCCAGTTTAAGGGATCCAGTAGTACTACTCCCAGAGTCAAAAATGGAGAAG ATTTTGAGGGCCATACTTCACAAGAAGATATATCCTCATAGTTCTGGTTCAATGTCATCCCTGAAGAAATACTTGGAAAGCAGACAAATGACATCTGCCAATGAAGATGATGAAATACTGCATGGGAAGACAAATGATGGAAGTAAATGGGTGAAGACAGACTCTGAAT ATATTGTTCTGGAGATATAA